A genomic region of Saimiri boliviensis isolate mSaiBol1 chromosome 20, mSaiBol1.pri, whole genome shotgun sequence contains the following coding sequences:
- the EPO gene encoding erythropoietin, producing MGARECPAWLWLLLSLLWLPLGLPVLGAPLHLICDSGVLERYALEGKEAENVTMGCAESCSLNENITVPDTKVNFYAWKKMEFGQQAIDVWQGLTLLSEAVLRGQALLANSSQPREPLQLHFDRAVRGLRSLTTLLRALGAQKEATTPPDAALSAVPLRTITADTFSKLFQVYSNFIRGKLKLYAGEACRTGDR from the exons ATGGGGGCGCGCG AATGTCCTGCCTGGCTGTGGCTTCTCCTGTCCCTGCTGTGGCTCCCTCTGGGCCTCCCAGTCCTGGGTGCCCCCCTACACCTCATCTGTGACAGTGGAGTCCTGGAGCGGTACGCCTTGGAGGGCAAGGAGGCCGAGAATGTCACG ATGGGCTGTGCCGAAAGCTGCAGCTTGAATGAGAATATCACCGTCCCAGACACCAAAGTTAACTTCTACGCCTGGAAGAAGATGGAG TTTGGGCAGCAGGCTATCGACGTCTGGCAGGGTCTGACCCTGCTCTCAGAAGCTGTCCTTCGGGGCCAGGCCCTGTTGGCCAACTCCTCCCAGCCAAGGGAGCCCCTGCAGCTGCACTTCGATAGAGCTGTCCGTGGTCTTCGCAGCCTCACCACTCTGCTTCGGGCGCTGGGAGCCCAG AAGGAAGCCACCACCCCTCCAGATGCAGCCCTCTCGGCTGTTCCACTCCGAACCATCACTGCTGACACTTTCAGCAAACTCTTCCAAGTCTACTCCAATTTTATCCGGGGAAAGCTGAAGCTGTACGCAGGAGAGGCCTGCAGAACAGGGGACAGGTGA